Within the Halobaculum limi genome, the region CGTCGAGGATGTCCTTCATATTCGCCATCTCCTCGGCCAGCGACTCCCAGTCGCGGAGCACCGCGTCGTACACGAAGTCCTGGTACTCCTCGTAGGCCATTCCCGCCTGCTGTGCCAGCGCCCGCGTCGGGTGGACGGTCGACACCCAGTCGGTCGCCATTCGCGCTTCTCGTGCTTCGGTTCCGGCCTTGCGGGCGGCCATCCGGCGGTCGCCGTCGACGTCGGCGTGGGCGGTGGTGTTGCGGCCGCCGCCGATGCGGAGGTACACGTCGGCGGCCTCCAGCATCGCCAGTTCGGGGTCGCTCCCGGCGAACTCGCGGTCCTCGCCCGCACGGAGGAACGCGCGGGACACTTCGCTCGACCCGTAGGTGGTCAGCAGGGTGGCGTCGCGCTTGCCCAGTTCGGCGGCGACGGCGACCGCGAGGTCGTGTGCGCCCTCCGCGACGTCCATCACGACCTGGTCGCCCGCCTCGACGCGGGCGCTCCAGTCGACGAGTACCTCGGCGTGTGATCGCACTCTGTCGTCCATACCGGACGTGGGCGAGGGAGGCGCGTAAGTGCGGCGCTTCCGGGTGTCGCGGCCGGATCTCTCGTTCACCGCTCCGCCCGCAACGGCGGTCGACGCCTCGTGTTCTCCCTCGCCACACCGCAACGCATACGCCCCGCCTCACCGACCCGCCGGTATGAGCATACAACTCGGCGTGATCGGACTCGGGCGGATGGGGCAGATCGTCGTCGACCGGGTCCTCGATGCCGGTCACGACGTGGTCGCGTTCGACCTCGACGCGGAGGCGACCGCCACGGCCGCCGAGGCCGGAGCAGAGCCAGCGGACTCCGTCGCGGACCTGTACGAGCGACTGAGCGAGGGCGGCGACGGTAACGGCGTCCGCATCTGGCTGATGGTCCCCGCGGGCGACGCGGTCGACGCGACGCTGGAGGAACTGGAACCGCACCTCTCGGGCGACGACGTCGTCGTCGACGGCGGCAACTCCTACTTTGAGGACTCCGTGCGCCGGGCGGAGGCGACCGACGCCGCGTACCTCGACTGTGGAACCTCTGGCGGCCCCGCGGGCGCGGAACTCGGCTTCTCGCTGATGGTCGGCGGGCCCGAGTGGGCCTACGAGGAGTTGACGCCCGTGTTCGACGCCGTCGCTACCGGGCCCGTGGGCCACGATCGGATGGGTGAGGCCGGATCGGGCCACTACGTGAAGATGGTCCACAACGGCGTCGAGTACGCGCTGATGCAGGCGTACGGCGAGGGCTTCGAGTTGCTCCACCGCGGCCGCTACGACCTCGACCTGGAGGCCGTGGCGCGGACGTGGAACAACGGCGCGGTCATCCGCTCGTGGCTACTGGAACTGTGTGAGGAGGCGTTCCGTGAGGAGGGCAACGACCTAGGCGACGTGGCCGACCGCATCGAGGGCGGGTCGACGGGCACGTGGACGGTGCAGGAGGCACTCGAACAGGAGGTGCCCGTGCCGCTCATCTACCAGGCGCTCTCGGAGCGGTTCGACTCTCGCGAGGAGCGGTTCGGTCGCCGCCTCGCGAGTCGCCTCCGGTACGGCTTTGGGCGACACGAAGTGCCCCGGAAAGACGAGTAGTCGCCGGGCGGGCGAACCGTGTCCGGCAGCCCTTTTTGCTCGGCCTCGCAGCGCTGCGTATGGTCCCTCAATCGACACGGCGACTGGTCGTCGTCGCCGTCGTCGCCCTCGCGGTCGGTGCCGTCCTCGTCCCGGCGGTGAACGCCCTTCCCGGCTTCTCGGATCACACCGGACCGATCGACATCGACGTTACCGAGTTCGAGCGGCTCGAATCCGGTTGTGCCTCGGCGGTCGCGACGTACTCGCGTGGCTCGGTCAGCGGCGACACGTTCACCAAGGTCACGTTCATCGAGACGGCCAGCGCGGACGCGAACCTCTCGGTCTGGACCGAGCGAACTTCGCCCGAGGGGGCCGACCTGAGTACGTTCCGCGTCCACGTCGAGTCACACGACGCCGGTCCCGCGAACGAGACGTGTGAGACGGGCGTACTCTATCGGATCTCCGTCGAGACGAGCGGTGGCGCGCCCGCGGGGGTCCTCGCCGACGATCACGGCACCCGGATTCAGTGGATGGAGAACGGCGAGTTCACCGTCTGTTCTGTGAGCACGACCGGCGGCCTCGACACCCGGTGTCCCGGCGACCGTGACCACCCGCGAGTGTGGGCGAACACGACCGCGACGTAACCGCTCGACGGCGGGAGCGCCCTGTCGAACACGTTCGCAGTCTCGCGATTTGGCGGTTTCGGCGATCGCTGGATAATCACAACCCTTGTTACCCCCCGCTTCATACGCGGATCTATGGTAGACCCCGTGGCAATCGGGTTCGGCGCGGGCCTCGTGTTGGTCTTCGTCGCCCTGCACTTCGCCCGCGGCACGGGCTGGGAGGCCACCGCGGACATCTCTGAGGAGGTCATCGAGCGGCGTGCCTCCACCGTCGAAGAGACGGAGTTCCCCGAACCGGGGAGCCGTGCTATCGGGGGCGGAAGCGTCCCCGCGGGTGCGGTCACCGCCGGTGAAGACGGCGAACTGGAGGAGGGCGCGGCCAGCGAAGAGTCGACGAGTCCCGCCGACATCCCCGAAGACGAGATCGAGTACTTCGA harbors:
- the gnd gene encoding phosphogluconate dehydrogenase (NAD(+)-dependent, decarboxylating), yielding MQLGVIGLGRMGQIVVDRVLDAGHDVVAFDLDAEATATAAEAGAEPADSVADLYERLSEGGDGNGVRIWLMVPAGDAVDATLEELEPHLSGDDVVVDGGNSYFEDSVRRAEATDAAYLDCGTSGGPAGAELGFSLMVGGPEWAYEELTPVFDAVATGPVGHDRMGEAGSGHYVKMVHNGVEYALMQAYGEGFELLHRGRYDLDLEAVARTWNNGAVIRSWLLELCEEAFREEGNDLGDVADRIEGGSTGTWTVQEALEQEVPVPLIYQALSERFDSREERFGRRLASRLRYGFGRHEVPRKDE
- a CDS encoding 2Fe-2S iron-sulfur cluster-binding protein, whose amino-acid sequence is MVDPVAIGFGAGLVLVFVALHFARGTGWEATADISEEVIERRASTVEETEFPEPGSRAIGGGSVPAGAVTAGEDGELEEGAASEESTSPADIPEDEIEYFEVEYTKEGDTIEVANNETVLEAGEEEGWDLPYACRQGQCVSCAGQITSGGNSEEYVEHDNQQMLDDAELDDGYTLTCVAYPRADFTIETGKAP